In Oncorhynchus tshawytscha isolate Ot180627B linkage group LG01, Otsh_v2.0, whole genome shotgun sequence, the genomic stretch TGTTAATGTCTTTCCATGTCTTCACTGCATTGGGAGGGCTGGAGTGGAGGGAAGTGGACTGGCGGTATGAAAAATAATTCAAGTTAGCTAGCTGAGCTACAAACTGGGGTCTGTATCCCTGATAAACTAGGCTTGCAAAACGAGGTAATCTATGGCAGTCTATGgtaactttggtcatttatacttTAATAACCTTTTAAAAAGTTAATATATAGTGTAAATgttttatatctgtgtccatattgtccatgagtttctagtagaaaGATCATATGGCttaagagaaaatagcctaattaatgaaaaaagcatctGATCAAAAATGGAATGATTTTCTATTAattctgcaactcttccaactattgactttaactcaactgccaccagtttggcgTCAATATTTACAACAAAGACATTGATATTGTAGAATAAATAAAGTGTGTAAaaacgcctaagacagagctacagggagacaggacggacagctgattgtcctcacagtggcagaccatgtgtaacaacacctgcacaggatcggtacgtccgaacatcacacctgcgggacaggtacaggacggcaacaactgcccgagttacaccaggaacgcacaatccctccattaatgctcagactgttcgcaataggctgagagaggctggactgagggcttgtaggcctgttgtaaggcaggtcctcaccagacatcacggacaacaacgtcgcctatgggcacaaacccaccgtcgctggaccagacaggactggcaaaaagggctcttcactgaagagtcacggatttgtctcaccaggggtgatggtcagattcccGTTTATCGTAGaagaaatgagcgttacaccgaggcctgtactctggagcggaatcgatttggaggtgcagggtccgtcatggtctggggcggtgtgtcacagcatcacccgaccgagcttgttgtcattgcaggcaatctcaacgctgtgcgttacaaggaagacatcctcctccctcatgtggtacccttcctgcaggctcatcctgacatgaccctccagcatgacaatgccatcagccatactgctcgttctgtgcgttatttcctgcaagataggaatgtcagtgttctgccatggccagcgaagagcccggatctcaatcccattgagcacgtctgggacctgttggatcggagggtgagggctagggccattccccccagaaatgtccgggaactagcaggtgctttggtggaagagtggggtaccatctcacagcaagaactggcaaatctggtgtagtcaatgaggaggagaggcactgaagtacttaatgcaactggtggccacaccagatactgactgttacttttgattttgaccctccctttgttcagggacacattattccatttgttagtcacatgtctgtggaacctgttctgtttatgtctcagttgttgaatcttatgttcatacaaatatttacacgttacgtttgctgaaaataaacgcagttgacagtgagaggacgtgtCTTTTTTCTGCTGAGTTTACAAGGCCACACAGAGGCCCAAAGATAATTAGGCACCTGTGATAATCTCAAGTACCCAaaagagtctctgatggcacagctggcgctgcagtacagcaccccttaaccactgcgccaccctggAGGCCAAATTCTGGTACTTTACAGGTAAACATAGAAAGTTAGCAGTAATAtaataccctccctttgcaaaccTGTAACAAACCAACAAGTGAAAAAGGAGTCTCAACTTTCGGTTTCTTCTTTGGAGCAACTAGCAGCTCAACACACTGGCCTAACTTTCACTGTTCTGTTCATTTTAGAACACATCACTGAGGCTTCTTGTTGGCTTCCTGCCAAGCAGAAAGTTGCTTGAAAGGGCTGATAGGGCTATCCTCTCAGATAACTGTCAACTGTCCTTGCATTAGCTACCAGGTGGAGCAACAAGATCAGTTAACCCTTGTTTGGTGTTCGGGTCTGTaaggacccattttcaatgtttactaaaataaaaatgatacaatgatagaacctgagactcattggtcttggctcattttctgtgaagaacaCGTAAAAGAACACCTTTTCGTTGAGTGCACACTGCACCCCCCCTACACATgtatattacatatgtggtgtttCGGTCCATTGGAACCGAGGGTAATAAGAGtatggaaaagtgtgtgtgtgtaggtgaaaacaaatacaaatgaaacaaaaaggtttgctgtgtgccttcactgtcttcctcctccctgggcctgctgtttcaacatagcaccaagaacctctctgtctgtgtccctgcctgtctcccgcttttctcgcactctttaccctttgtagtgtgtgaagATGAAGATGACGAGATTGACTcccagccagccccaggaccacaAGTCAACAGCAAGCTCAACAGCAGCTTGAAGGAGGAGAAATATGGATGTCAAAAAAATTCTGAAATTGAGTGTTTTTTTTTGCCCAAGGAATGAGCCACCCCgcatggctgccaatgtgataaggatgcaaccagggccgacACAGAAGGCTGTTACTCATGTGTAGGACATAATGTCTTCTTTTgaactgttcatcccagacaccattCAGAAAATCATTGTGGACTGCACTaatttggagggaaggcatgtttttggagagagacggaaggagatGGACCATACtcatttacatgcatactttgggGTTCTTATCCTTGTGAAACTGGCAGATAACTTTTTCATGCAACAATGTATCTGGAAAACATCCCACATTATTGCCAGGATTATCCACTTCGATaaccgagacaccagaccagTTCGGCGGCAGAAGGACAAGCTAGCTGCAAATCAGGTCAGTgtgtgggacaagtgggtggaccaccttcccctgttttacaactctgggcccaacattactgttgatgagcagctTATGCATTTAGGCGCTgctgccccttcaggcagtacataTCTTCTAAACACATGAAATATGGAAAAGATCTGGGCTGACTGCGATGCTGCTTCACAATATGCGTAGAACTTGCAAGTGTATACggggaagccagatggaggagcccctgagaagaaccaagggatgcaGGTTGTCTTGGACGTGACAGGGACTCCGTGGCCGCAACATCACGTGATGAGTAAACCGGCGCCGGAGAAAAAGGCATTTTTATGTGCCCCCAACCGATTGcgtttttttgttcatttatttgtgttgtttaacttattttgtacataatgttgccgctacagtctcttatgaccaaaaattacttttggacatcaggactgcgattaatCACCACGGACTACCAGAATCCTTTTTTTTCCTTTGACGAGTCCGACGCgaacgatatactgctttctcaggaacaggcccagatccccgtgatttgcgtgaagcggaggcagagaaaaagggggTCGGAAGGCGGGCTGCCTTtttgagaattcgtaggcgatcgaataaaccccccacttccttccattcagctAGCAAACGTGCATTCTTTGGAGAATACAATAGAAGATCTTCGCGGaggattaaactaccaacggggcATTCAGAAacagtaatatcttatgcttcacagagtcgtggatGAATGACggcactatcaacatacagctggctggtcatacactgcaccggcaggatagaacagcagggtctggtaagacaaggggcaacGGAcgatgtatttttgtaaataaccgctgaatgagctgtattccgctataagcaaacaagaaaacactcacccagaggcggcccTCCTAGTAGCtgtggactttaatgcagggaaacttaaatccattttacaacatttctatcagcatgttaaatacaCGAACAGGCCGATTTATTCCTCTGAGTTTGTGTTCACGGCTGACACGTCCCTAGTGTCCTATGTGCCAAAGAAAGGCAAAAATGTGGTACTCATGAGTACGCTGCATAGGGATGGGAGAGTCTGTGTGGCCAGGAAACCAgaaatcataatggattacaatgccacaaaaggaGGGGTGGACAACTTAGACAAGCTGTTGACTGGCTACAGTTGCAAAAGAAGAACCCTACGGTGGCcacttgtgatattcttcaacatcttCAACGCGGTTGTCATCTGAATGACATTGAACACAGATTGGAACAGGGGGAAGCTCCAGAGGAGACGGCTCTTTCTTGGGGAGCTGGGCAAGtcattggtaagacctcaaatccagaggaggcaacatatcccaaggaccccagcttctgcagccatcgtgaggaggtttcaggaggaggatgctggtgtgagtgatgttgttgcatgtgtgtgtgtctgaatctcCTACCTTGGCTTGCTGTAACTATGTAtgtgagtgagatgttagtaaaaGTCCTGAACTAAGCATTTTCATCATTGTAGATTGCATCCGGTAGCAACAAAAAGAAGCGCTGcgatgtgtgtggacccaagaaaGACAGGAAGACGcagtacacatgcatcaagtgcaagaaatacatttgcaaccacacacagtaaaactctgtccTGCATGTGGTGTATAGACCAgccttaatttgtgttcaatggggctcatttatcatttccataaaaCACTATGTAAAATttgtccttccaatttgttcagatcaaagcaataaacatcaatagtgataaaccttgtttcatttatatttgttcaagataatGATTTATTCCACCCATGTTTTgattatctaaaaaaaaaaaaaaactgcgcttttattgataaatgtgatctagcagaggtaaattGCACATACTAACCATGTATGCTGTCTATATTGCTTGTAATTGGTATAAGACAACATCTAAGTATTAGGTATTTTTACAAAAATTCTGTATTGGGTCCATCAGACCTGTGAACtttgggtgaataacaaaaacatgaacaccacacaagggaTCCTTGTATAGGCTCCTAGCTATGTTACATAGACTAAAAATAAATTCTACTGCAAGAAGAACTTCAAAATGGCAGATGATGTTAATGACCCAGTAGGCCTCTCTTTACTGCCTCCCTTGGTTAAGCATTACGGATTCTACAAGCGGGACCAGACGAGTCAGAGGTAATCCCTGCCTGGTGGACTGAAAACACACAACCGTGACTAAAAGTAAAATGACCAGCTTGTCCCTCCATCTGTGCTACTGTCTAAAGGGGCTGGTGACTGGAGGGCTGGGGGACTGGAGGGTGGGTCTGTGGACACTGGGTCCTGCCAAAGCCTCCCAGCCCTGGAGGAATTGTCCCCTAGTCAAAGAGGGCTAAGAGAGAGATCGCGCGTctgcccccctccacctccctccctgatTTAAGCCACATCCCAGCTGTTAACACAGACTCTGATTCAATTACAGTACAGATCTGCAAAGTCCAGACTCCCGTTGTCTATGTGTCTATTGACTACATGTTaacctacaacaacaaaaaaacgtctGAATGTACATAGCAAAAACTTTATGGggtgaaactgaaagtgcaagGAAAATCTAACCCCAGAAAATCTGCTGATACAAAAAGAGTTAGCTAAATAAATTCAGTTAATTTATGTCAGCTACTGTTCTGTATTCAGAACATGACAACCATGATGAGGCTGTTTGCTGAAGTTGGTAACTTTGTCTGGGATCCAGGTTTGAAACAAAGGAAGGCCAGGCAGTGCACATGTTTTGCAAGCTCTGGCTTAAACTTTGACCTGGTCTTCCTTTTTACTACCTCTGCCTTTTAAATTAGCCGTGTGACAAGCCAGCCCTCACCGACTCCTCTTAGCTCATACATTTGGCATGCTTattagcctctccctctctctctctgtctctctctctctctctctctctctggctggcctgACTCCACTCAAACCACCAACCCCCATATCTACCACCGCTCTCTGCCCAGCCTGACCCAGCCCAGGACAACCACCCTTCCTCACGCCACTCCCTCAGCCCATCTACAACAGCCTCATGCTCGGCAGAGCAAATTTAGGCAGCAAGCAAAAACCAACAATCCACGCTAGTGTTGGCCCTTTTTTTAATGACCCACTCAACTGTTAACTGTGTTCTTTGCCCTGCCATGCATTCAGATCAAAGCAGGCATCATACGAGGACTCCTATGGGCCTCTTCCCAATCCCACAATGCCCAAGGGATTCCATGGTCTTCCTCTTTTTTTCCGGTGGGAGAAATCCATGAGCAAGTATTTTTCTCTTAACTGTCTATTCCCGGAATCTGTATTCATTGGTTGACTGAAGGTGACATGGCAGGAAGACTCTAGAAGTGAACAGATAACTGGTGGTTAATTCAGCCATTTTGATCAGGCTAATATTCTTCTGCATGGGAAAGAGGAAAATTGGACATTCACACAAGTCCCCACATGATCAGGcagaacaaatacaaatatttagtAAATTAAATAGTTTGTCCTAGTTTGTCACTGGCACTGATAGAAACCAGTGAGGAATTACAGTACTTTAAGCAGAGTGAAACTGGGTTATGGTCTCCTCTTGTGTAGATAATGGCAAAACTGTGTATGTGTTCCGGAGGTGGTCAGAGTTGTGTGTCTGAACCTGGAAGAGAGGAATGAAGGATTGACCTAAATGCATGTTGGCCTGGATGATTGGCTGGTTCGTGTGAGGACTCTCCCCTCAGGCAAACTCACATACGGGTGGTATGCTGACTGGAATGCCTTTACTAcaaaacgcacgcacgcacacacagacttGTATGACATGTGTatatgtcacacacacagcaagTGTTTAGTATATGTTAGGGGACAGAGGTTCAGATGCGGTTGGCAGTGTAATGttacctgtgatgacgttgatgtcaggGTAGGTGTTTTCACAGAGCTCCACGCCTAGGCTGTCCCTCTCAAAGGCCTCCCGCAGCTCCTTCTTTACTGCTGCTGAGCCACACAGACGGTAGAGGCCCACAACCTGGAGAAAACACACACCTAGCTTAAATATTTTCCCAAATATAACCAGGTCATTCACAACCCATTCACCCACATACACAATCCGTCTAAATTGGTTCAAGGATGGTTCAAAAAATGGTTCAAAAATTCTCTTTTAACCTGTCCCTCctcttcatctatactgattgaagtggatttaagaagtgacatcaataagggaccatggctttcacctggattcacctggttagtctatgtcatggaaagagcaggtgttagaGCAATGTTTTGTGTATATTCAGCATGACATTCATGTGAGCATTATAATATCACTACAACCCAAAATGAATGTGAAATGCATTCATAAATTAGACATGACAGCAATTCATTTAGACTACTTTGCATTTGTCTGGGCTTGCTATCAGTAGCCAGCCATCAGCCATGGGTGGAGCATTGCACCCTGGAAGTTGAAATGCTGTCTGGGAATCGTAGTATGCTGTGTAAAATCCATTGTTGTTTCTATGATGTGTAGACTATATTGCAATATAGAAGCTTCAGAAATGAGTTTCAAAGTGTTTTTTTAATGTCATTTTGGATGCTCTGAGTCTCATATGGTTTTGCATAAggaaaacttttttatttttctaaAGAAATTGAATATAGAAGATATTCTACTTGTTATTTTAGTTCTACCGGTTATTAACATATTgtttcatgtttaaaaaaaagaaagccCAGTGGTTTCTGTGACTTTAGCTAATCAGTTGCTGTGGTATCGTTTCGGTATCGAGTATCGTTTTGGTATTGAGTAATGTTTCAGTGTTGACTATCTTGATACTTAACCTGGTATCGAAGTCAGaattctggtatcgtgacaacactaaGCTGGACACAATATCTATAGTTTTTACAGATCTACAGGCTCCAACCACATGTCTATACAGGCTACTAGCCACACTGTTCGTGCCTGAGATCTCTCGGTTCTGTCTAGCATTTCTAAACCTCACTCCCTCACACGAGAGGGAGAAAAATAGGCAGATTAGACAAGGATTTAGCTTTGTGCAAAAGTAAACAGAAGTCACTGGGCACAATGAACAAGTCCATTGAGAGAAAGCTCTACCTTTAGCTTAGGGTCAGTAGAAGctcagaggagagagcagagcagcaggCGCTGGTGTGACAGCTGCTAGTGAAGAGGCCTTGGCCTTATCTACTGCACTGCTGAGcaacatacatacacatgtacGCACGCACAGGAAATAATGGTCTGTCCTCGTCTTAATTAAAAACAGAATGGTTTACTCTGGTGAGTTAGGGACTTTCtgaatacacacaccacacaccacacaccacacaccacacaccacacacaacacacaccacacacacacaactaactaactaactaagccAATCAGTAGGGAGTGGAACTTCACAGGTTGAAAAAAGATGGTTGCACCTGCACCATTTCCAGACTTCTGACCCCTCGTAGCTTCTGATATCAGCTGGCTATTTTTGTCAATATGTCTGGTAGAGATACTGTACTTTCTTAAAGGCATCTGACTCTActaaacacaaaaaaacatgcaTTACAGCATCCACACACATTACTCGCTTCTGTGACACCAATCTGCAGTCTTTTCAGAACATCCACAATCATCCCCAAGTGCCTTAAAAGCTTCAGAGCCCCTCGGGCCATGCATTTGTGGAGACACTGAAACGAGAGTAGTCTCCATCTAGGGATACACATAATTATTTCTAAAGACATGCTATGCTgtttgtctggctctctctgcctgcctcagtGACAAGTCCTATAAATTCCTGTGTAATCTGGTGTAGATCCCCTCCTAACCTCTCTCAGCATGGGCCCCTGGGGGACCACAGGGTAAAGATGGCGCCAAACTGCATCTAGTGATACATAGTCATATCCCCTTACATAAGCTCTACTATGTCTTTGACATATGTGTGTCTCtttaaaacagagaaagagaacaggagagagaaatggagagaacaagagagagacatggagagagtgagaaggggagagagaaataaatggACTAGTACAAAGAAAACAGCGGTAATAAATTAACTTGGCCAGTGGCTAAAACCATTAGCACAACACTGATTGGCCCAAATGCATAGCCACCCCAGTTAGGGACAGTCCCATGGCATGCTCAGTGTCTAGGCCAGACAGTCCCTTTAGAGTAACACGGATAAATGTCCTCTATAAGAACCTGAAGGAAGGTCTACCTATGAGACTGCTGGTAGCCATATAGTCCCCTTCCCCTACTGAGGGCAAGTCCATGTAGAGCAGTCAGCCAGAGGACTGATAGATGAgctgtgttatgtagtgtaggAGAGGCCTGGAGAAAGGCCCTGGAGAATGGCCCGATGGAGGTTGCCCACCAAGGACCAGCCACTCAGGACACCTGCTGCCCGTAGCATCCTCCCTAAGATGGATGGAATTTCTATGGCAGCAGCCAGACACTTTTACTGCTGGGTGGCATCTCAGCTAATTAGAAGAAACCAGTGccaaaggagagagactaattaGAGAGTCTCTCTCCTTTGGCACTCGGCATCAAAGAAGAAGACGGGAAGAAGAGGTATAGAGCAGTTCTCATATGGTACATGTGTAGCCAGCCTCCCAATACCCCTGCTGCCTGTCTcgctctgttccatctctctctctttctgtatcacatAAAAGGCCACTTGCAACATGAAAACAAGAAGGCCTGTTATGTGATGCATGGTCTAATGTCTGCCACTCAACCAGAATCATCCAGAACTCGCCTCTGGACATGTTCCTCTCTCACCGAATGCTGAGTAACCAGGCCACTCACTCAGCTTGCTGGCTGGCTGTCACAATATGAAAGCACTGTACTGGATATTCCTTGCCAAAATCAGTAGTTGGCTAACTAAGAAAGTCCAAGGTCTAAATAAGGGCTCTCTGACAGTCCAAGACCTGTGGGCCAAatgttcattgttggacataaaaggcTGTAAAAACATTAAACATTAACACCATGAACTGAACTCACCTGGCAGCCTCTCGTCTCGATCTCCGTGATGCACTTCTCAATGAGCAGGGGCAGCATGAGTCCTGTATTTTCCCTCACAACCACCCTCCAGGCCTCCACCCCAAACATCTGTGGCTCCCGGTCCCCATTGTAGCCTCCATCCAGGGAGTTCTGCCACTGCTCCATCAGGTTCAGCTTCACGTAGATCAGGCCTCGAGGCTCCAGCTTCACCGCCAGCTGATGACTCCTGGTCACCCTGAAGAGTGCCGGTAACACCACTGTGCCGTAACAGCACACCCGGTTCTTCTTGGGTGTGGGGTCCCAGCTGAACACCACTAGTTTCAGGTGCTGGGCGTTCTCCAGCTCAATGTTGAAGGTGTGGTCCATGTCTAGGAAGGTGGTCCGACAGGTGAGCAGGGCAGTGCGCGCCTTGTTGACCGAATCCACCTGGATGGCACAGTAGACGTCTCGGGAGTCGAAGCGTGGTGGCTTGAGGTCCTCGGCGCCGTAGAAGTGCAGGCTCATCAGGCCCGAGATGTATTGGGTGCACTTAGGCTGTTCTGTGAAGGCGTAGTGGCGGAAAGCGTCAATGTCTAGTTCTGTGCCATGCAGCCTGGGGCTGCCACTTCCTCCTGTTACTCCTCcagctcctgttctctctcctccgccAGTGGCTGGGTCTTTCTCCTTCCCATTGCCTCCCTTGGCCTCTGAGGACCCGTGCTTCCCAGACTTGGTCACCAGTTCTGGGGAGTCCCCGTCACTGAGGTAGCCCCCCTTGCTAGCCGACTTGGAGGTCCCGCTGCTCTTCATCTTGCTGTAGCTTTGCTGCGTCGACACACTGCTGTCCAGGTGATACCTCGAGATCACATTATGGCTAGCCACCGCCCCCTGCCCACCCCTTGGGGACAACCTGGGAGGAGCTGGGCCTGGTTCTGACCCGTAATTGTTTTTGGGACACTGGGTCCTTGTCTTTAAGATGCTGCTCTCGCTGGCTCCGTTgcagctgctgttgttgttgctagGGGTCCCTTTTACGCTGAGCTTGCGGCTGAGTTCTGGAAGCTTCTTCATCTTCATGGAGAGTTTCCTGACAGTGCGTGGAGACTTGATCCTGTCCGGGAATGACCAGTTGAGGGAGCTTCCCTTTTTGGCAGGGTTGAGGCCTGAGGGCGGCGGGAAGTCAGGGATGGCCATTTCAGGGGCTTCTGCTGCAGGGAAACAACCAGGACAGAGAGAGCGGTAGACATCATTTTAAACTATGAAAATACACCAAGATAATAGATTACCAAGATATTACACCAAGATAACACTCAACCTCGTGGCACTAAAGAAGGGCACTGGAAAGATTTCTTAAATTCATTTGCCATGTACTTACTGTATACAgttgaggtcagaagtttacacacatttaggttggagtcaataaaactaatttttcaacacCTCCACAagtatcttgttaacaaactatagttttggcaagtcggt encodes the following:
- the LOC112250445 gene encoding rho GTPase-activating protein SYDE2 isoform X5, which gives rise to MAIPDFPPPSGLNPAKKGSSLNWSFPDRIKSPRTVRKLSMKMKKLPELSRKLSVKGTPSNNNSSCNGASESSILKTRTQCPKNNYGSEPGPAPPRLSPRGGQGAVASHNVISRYHLDSSVSTQQSYSKMKSSGTSKSASKGGYLSDGDSPELVTKSGKHGSSEAKGGNGKEKDPATGGGERTGAGGVTGGSGSPRLHGTELDIDAFRHYAFTEQPKCTQYISGLMSLHFYGAEDLKPPRFDSRDVYCAIQVDSVNKARTALLTCRTTFLDMDHTFNIELENAQHLKLVVFSWDPTPKKNRVCCYGTVVLPALFRVTRSHQLAVKLEPRGLIYVKLNLMEQWQNSLDGGYNGDREPQMFGVEAWRVVVRENTGLMLPLLIEKCITEIETRGCQVVGLYRLCGSAAVKKELREAFERDSLGVELCENTYPDINVITGVLKDYLRELPYPLITKHLYETVLDSMAQRPLRIGAGRCENDPADTEHTVSLLENLPEVERLTLRRLLDHLKLVASYHEVNKMTCQNLAVCFGPVLLSQRQEASCHSNRVFIDSEELASALHFKKHIEVLHYLLQLWPVMDPRDKNSSPIPGPPGPADQLAVPPLRRRKERPQVLTLSDAEMAGVLRPRPGRLDSPSNRYAGDWSRCGQSYFPPRSREENDYADVPSEDMEVTEEELEGVEDKGQEGGEEQRQEWLLDRGQAEPATAEQEPPLPEEVMEGPVEVEKEEREAEEREAERRVEERDGSSGGQPSDNRVCDDKRILPLHLPKEHTYQAYMKIQDISPVLSNKVNLRDLQESIDTLIGNLERELNKNKLNVSY